One Salarias fasciatus chromosome 22, fSalaFa1.1, whole genome shotgun sequence DNA segment encodes these proteins:
- the scn1bb gene encoding sodium channel, voltage-gated, type I, beta b, whose translation MAPVHLLFLSLISVLFVYRCHGACAEVDSDTEAVAGKGFKLGCISCKMRSEVKGSATVEWYFKAKGEADFVHIYTYNDQGGTVEHDDFMDRVNWYGSKRSHDIQDASIYLVNVTFNDSGTYTCFFNRILFYDNYEYSTVITKVVHLSVVAKATRGTASIVSEVMMYVSIIGLQLWLLIEMIYCYRKIAAAGEEALREAANAEYLAIASESKDNCAGVQVGE comes from the exons ATGGCGCCGGTGCACCTGTTGTTCCTTTCTTTGATCAGCGTCCTGTTTG TGTACCGGTGTCACGGAGCCTGTGCAGAGGTGGACTCTGACACAGAGGCCGTGGCGGGTAAAGGATTCAAGCTGGGCTGCATCTCCTGTAAGAtgaggagcgaggtcaaaggCTCTGCCACCGTCGAATGGTACTTCAAGGCCAAAGGGGAGGCCGACTTCGTTCAC ATTTACACCTACAACGATCAAGGCGGCACGGTGGAGCACGACGACTTCATGGACCGCGTCAACTGGTACGGGAGCAAGAGGAGCCACGACATCCAGGACGCCTCCATCTACCTGGTCAACGTCACCTTCAACGACTCGGGCACCTACACCTGCTTCTTCAACCGCATCCTCTTCTACGACAACTACGAGTACTCCACCGTCATCACCAAAGTGGTCCACCTCTCCGTGGTGGCCAAAG ccaccAGAGGTACAGCTTCCATCGTGTCAGAGGTCATGATGTACGTGTCCATCATCGGCCTGCAGCTCTGGCTCCTCATAGAGATGATATACTGCTACAGGAAGATCGCGGCAGCCGGGGAGGAGGCGTTACGAGAAGCGGC AAATGCTGAGTATTTGGCGATAGCCTCGGAAAGTAAAGACAACTGTGCAGGCGTGCAGGTCGGAGAATAG
- the zbtb22a gene encoding zinc finger and BTB domain-containing protein 22 isoform X2: MDSTCSASAPAAGLTVQVCFPGARAAVLDNLNRQREEGRLCDLSIQVQGQVFKAHRCVLAASSPYFHDQVLLKNVTTVSLPSVMDPVAFESVLSSAYTGQLSIVHDDIVNYVTVASFLQMWHIVDKCTEILKRPRASAEVVPGEAVAAAAAAAHPGTASQQQSPSSTECLYVEKEGRKKERRPDALPPLATWRRPQQFPRWGRPRPSSAQHSAEPHLDALPGYAESECASCEETWVSSHAKTGHDGHGPSSRSHGGALGGDALKQKVRFQQRAAPLSSDHRLRSEKREIEADEGVGEQAAAKKEDFSQMTHCDFHPNDSGEAADASERPNVEAMKEEKMQRDLAGGNPSSDPPGVHSCPTGEGAPGPSCSVAGRPQWQPGSWPQPEQRQQQEGEGGSCSKDEDDEEEEEEDVDFECFTAATCSRDTYDEIEDGTGQVSQRPLVPVSPDFTMAGSEVNWPSTSTAQGGSLTPTSSRHLSPSSAAFPPPPSSPTPSSSSSVTLAGAPYTGKVHFCHCGKAYTLKSMRDRHVKMQHLNLRPFGCPVCTKSFKMKHHLTKHLKTHGGLRPYECNLCGKKVVWRDSFLRHQARCERLASSSSANGSGAGAATADVDDGYGYGFDEGETFLPTGGQVKVEEVDFHRDMEDGMGGLLGNVSGIVDELGPQTQNLDSSGHIFKEEAHESFSGN, from the exons ATGGATTCGACCTGCAGCGCCTCGGCGCCTGCGGCTGGTTTAACGGTGCAGGTGTGTTTTCCTGGTGCTCGGGCTGCAGTCCTGGATAATTTGAACCGGCAGAGGGAGGAAGGCAGGCTGTGCGATCTCTCCATCCAGGTGCAGGGTCAGGTGTTTAAAGCCCACCGCTGTGTCCTGGCTGCATCCTCTCCGTATTTCCACGACCAG gtgcTGCTGAAGAACGTCACCACCGTCTCGCTCCCCTCGGTCATGGACCCAGTGGCCTTCGAGAGCGTCCTGAGCTCTGCCTACACGGGCCAGCTGAGCATCGTGCACGATGACATCGTGAACTATGTGACGGTGGCCAGTTTCCTTCAGATGTGGCACATTGTGGACAAATGCACGGAGATCCTGAAGAGGCCCCGGGCCTCGGCAGAGGTCGTCCCGGGCGAGGcggtggcggcagcggcggcggcggctcatcCCGGCACCGCCTCCCAGCAGCAGTCGCCGAGCAGCACCGAGTGCTTATACGTAGAGAAggaggggagaaagaaagagaggaggccTGACGCCTTGCCTCCTCTCGCCACGTGGAGACGCCCGCAGCAGTTTCCCAGATGGGGGCGTCCGCGCCCGTCGTCAGCCCAGCATTCGGCCGAGCCCCACCTGGACGCCCTCCCCGGCTACGCGGAGAGTGAATGCGCCAGCTGTGAGGAAACATGGGTGTCCAGCCATGCTAAGACCGGCCATGATGGACATGGGCCCAGCAGCAGGAGTCACGGCGGGGCACTGGGCGGAGACGCGCTGAAGCAGAAAGTCCGGTTTCAGCAGCGAGCCGCACCGCTGTCCAGCGATCATCGACTGAGGAGCGAGAAGAGAGAAATCGAGGCGGATGAAGGAGTGGGAGAGCAGGCAGCAGCCAAGAAGGAAGACTTCTCACAAATGACCCACTGTG ACTTCCATCCAAATGACAGTGGAGAGGCGGCCGATGCCTCAGAAAGGCCGAATGTGGAGGcgatgaaggaggagaagatgcAGCGAGACTTGGCGGGCGGCAACCCGTCCTCTGACCCGCCTGGTGTTCACAGCTGCCCGACGGGCGAGGGGGCTCCCGGCCCCTCGTGTTCGGTGGCAGGCCGGCCGCAGTGGCAGCCGGGCTCCTGGCCTCAGCcggagcagaggcagcagcaggagggggagggcggcagctgcagcaaagacgaggatgatgaagaggaggaggaggaggacgtggaCTTCGAGTGTTTCACGGCGGCGACGTGCAGCAGGGACACGTACGATGAGATCGAGGACGGCACGGGGCAGGTTTCCCAGAGGCCCCTGGTGCCGGTGTCCCCCGACTTCACCATGGCGGGCTCGGAGGTGAACTGGCCGTCCACCAGCACGGCGCAGGGCGGCTCCCTGACCCCCACCTCCAGTCGCCACCTGTCCCCATCGTCCGCCGCTTTTCCGCCACCGCCTTCGTCTCCCACCCCGTCTTCGTCGTCGTCGGTGACGCTCGCCGGGGCGCCCTACACGGGGAAAGTCCACTTCTGCCACTGCGGCAAAGCGTACACGCTCAAGAGCATGCGCGACCGACACGTGAAGATGCAGCACCTCAACCTGCGGCCGTTCGGCTGCCCCGTCTGCACAAAGTCCTTCAAAATGAAGCACCACCTCACCAAGCACCTGAAAACCCACGGAGGGCTGCGGCCGTACGAGTGCAACCTGTGcgggaagaaggtggtctggaGGGACAGCTTCCTGAGGCACCAGGCCCGGTGCGAGCGCCTCGCCTCCAGCTCCTCGGCCAACGGCAGCGGCGCCGGCGCGGCGACGGCAGACGTGGACGACGGCTACGGCTACGGCTTCGACGAGGGCGAAACGTTTCTGCCGACGGGGGGACAGGTGAAAGTGGAGGAGGTGGACTTTCACCGGGACATGGAAGACGGGATGGGCGGGCTGCTGGGAAACGTGTCTGGCATCGTGGATGAACTGGGACCCCAAACACAAAATCTGGATTCTAGCGGTCATATTTTTAAAGAGGAAGCTCATGAGAGCTTCAGTGGAAATTAA
- the zbtb22a gene encoding zinc finger and BTB domain-containing protein 22 isoform X1, giving the protein MDSTCSASAPAAGLTVQVCFPGARAAVLDNLNRQREEGRLCDLSIQVQGQVFKAHRCVLAASSPYFHDQVLLKNVTTVSLPSVMDPVAFESVLSSAYTGQLSIVHDDIVNYVTVASFLQMWHIVDKCTEILKRPRASAEVVPGEAVAAAAAAAHPGTASQQQSPSSTECLYVEKEGRKKERRPDALPPLATWRRPQQFPRWGRPRPSSAQHSAEPHLDALPGYAESECASCEETWVSSHAKTGHDGHGPSSRSHGGALGGDALKQKVRFQQRAAPLSSDHRLRSEKREIEADEGVGEQAAAKKEDFSQMTHCADFHPNDSGEAADASERPNVEAMKEEKMQRDLAGGNPSSDPPGVHSCPTGEGAPGPSCSVAGRPQWQPGSWPQPEQRQQQEGEGGSCSKDEDDEEEEEEDVDFECFTAATCSRDTYDEIEDGTGQVSQRPLVPVSPDFTMAGSEVNWPSTSTAQGGSLTPTSSRHLSPSSAAFPPPPSSPTPSSSSSVTLAGAPYTGKVHFCHCGKAYTLKSMRDRHVKMQHLNLRPFGCPVCTKSFKMKHHLTKHLKTHGGLRPYECNLCGKKVVWRDSFLRHQARCERLASSSSANGSGAGAATADVDDGYGYGFDEGETFLPTGGQVKVEEVDFHRDMEDGMGGLLGNVSGIVDELGPQTQNLDSSGHIFKEEAHESFSGN; this is encoded by the exons ATGGATTCGACCTGCAGCGCCTCGGCGCCTGCGGCTGGTTTAACGGTGCAGGTGTGTTTTCCTGGTGCTCGGGCTGCAGTCCTGGATAATTTGAACCGGCAGAGGGAGGAAGGCAGGCTGTGCGATCTCTCCATCCAGGTGCAGGGTCAGGTGTTTAAAGCCCACCGCTGTGTCCTGGCTGCATCCTCTCCGTATTTCCACGACCAG gtgcTGCTGAAGAACGTCACCACCGTCTCGCTCCCCTCGGTCATGGACCCAGTGGCCTTCGAGAGCGTCCTGAGCTCTGCCTACACGGGCCAGCTGAGCATCGTGCACGATGACATCGTGAACTATGTGACGGTGGCCAGTTTCCTTCAGATGTGGCACATTGTGGACAAATGCACGGAGATCCTGAAGAGGCCCCGGGCCTCGGCAGAGGTCGTCCCGGGCGAGGcggtggcggcagcggcggcggcggctcatcCCGGCACCGCCTCCCAGCAGCAGTCGCCGAGCAGCACCGAGTGCTTATACGTAGAGAAggaggggagaaagaaagagaggaggccTGACGCCTTGCCTCCTCTCGCCACGTGGAGACGCCCGCAGCAGTTTCCCAGATGGGGGCGTCCGCGCCCGTCGTCAGCCCAGCATTCGGCCGAGCCCCACCTGGACGCCCTCCCCGGCTACGCGGAGAGTGAATGCGCCAGCTGTGAGGAAACATGGGTGTCCAGCCATGCTAAGACCGGCCATGATGGACATGGGCCCAGCAGCAGGAGTCACGGCGGGGCACTGGGCGGAGACGCGCTGAAGCAGAAAGTCCGGTTTCAGCAGCGAGCCGCACCGCTGTCCAGCGATCATCGACTGAGGAGCGAGAAGAGAGAAATCGAGGCGGATGAAGGAGTGGGAGAGCAGGCAGCAGCCAAGAAGGAAGACTTCTCACAAATGACCCACTGTG CAGACTTCCATCCAAATGACAGTGGAGAGGCGGCCGATGCCTCAGAAAGGCCGAATGTGGAGGcgatgaaggaggagaagatgcAGCGAGACTTGGCGGGCGGCAACCCGTCCTCTGACCCGCCTGGTGTTCACAGCTGCCCGACGGGCGAGGGGGCTCCCGGCCCCTCGTGTTCGGTGGCAGGCCGGCCGCAGTGGCAGCCGGGCTCCTGGCCTCAGCcggagcagaggcagcagcaggagggggagggcggcagctgcagcaaagacgaggatgatgaagaggaggaggaggaggacgtggaCTTCGAGTGTTTCACGGCGGCGACGTGCAGCAGGGACACGTACGATGAGATCGAGGACGGCACGGGGCAGGTTTCCCAGAGGCCCCTGGTGCCGGTGTCCCCCGACTTCACCATGGCGGGCTCGGAGGTGAACTGGCCGTCCACCAGCACGGCGCAGGGCGGCTCCCTGACCCCCACCTCCAGTCGCCACCTGTCCCCATCGTCCGCCGCTTTTCCGCCACCGCCTTCGTCTCCCACCCCGTCTTCGTCGTCGTCGGTGACGCTCGCCGGGGCGCCCTACACGGGGAAAGTCCACTTCTGCCACTGCGGCAAAGCGTACACGCTCAAGAGCATGCGCGACCGACACGTGAAGATGCAGCACCTCAACCTGCGGCCGTTCGGCTGCCCCGTCTGCACAAAGTCCTTCAAAATGAAGCACCACCTCACCAAGCACCTGAAAACCCACGGAGGGCTGCGGCCGTACGAGTGCAACCTGTGcgggaagaaggtggtctggaGGGACAGCTTCCTGAGGCACCAGGCCCGGTGCGAGCGCCTCGCCTCCAGCTCCTCGGCCAACGGCAGCGGCGCCGGCGCGGCGACGGCAGACGTGGACGACGGCTACGGCTACGGCTTCGACGAGGGCGAAACGTTTCTGCCGACGGGGGGACAGGTGAAAGTGGAGGAGGTGGACTTTCACCGGGACATGGAAGACGGGATGGGCGGGCTGCTGGGAAACGTGTCTGGCATCGTGGATGAACTGGGACCCCAAACACAAAATCTGGATTCTAGCGGTCATATTTTTAAAGAGGAAGCTCATGAGAGCTTCAGTGGAAATTAA
- the mbpa gene encoding myelin basic protein isoform X2 — protein sequence MATASTSGQGTFSLGRKKKNPGLMDQISKFFGGDKKKRSKGSFRGHLAASPQQSSSRRRTNENAVVHFFRSIVSSPRPKSRASSPRAESAKSPVRRRRDQSTLSRIFNLGDPKSRAPPKRWSTIF from the exons ATGGCCACGGCGAGCACCTCAGGGCAAGGCACCTTCAGCCTGGGCAGGAAAAAGAAGAACCCCGGCCTGATGGATCAGATTAGCAAATTCTTTGGAGGGGACAAAAAGAAGAGGAGCAAG GGGTCGTTCCGGGGTCACCTGGCCGCCTCGCCCCAGCAGTCCTCCTCCCGCCGTCGGACCAATGAAAACGCTGTGGTGCATTTCTTCAGGAGCATT GTTTCTTCTCCTCGTCCTAAATCCAGG GCCTCGTCGCCGCGTGCCGAGAGCGCGAAGTCGCCGGTTAGGAGACGCAGAGACCAAAGCACGCTGTCCAGAATCTTCAACCTG GGGGACCCAAAATCCCGCGCACCCCCTAAACGCTGGAGCACCATCTTCTAA
- the mbpa gene encoding myelin basic protein isoform X1 translates to MATASTSGQGTFSLGRKKKNPGLMDQISKFFGGDKKKRSKGSFRGHLAASPQQSSSRRRTNENAVVHFFRSIVSSPRPKSRWRDVLGLASSPRAESAKSPVRRRRDQSTLSRIFNLGDPKSRAPPKRWSTIF, encoded by the exons ATGGCCACGGCGAGCACCTCAGGGCAAGGCACCTTCAGCCTGGGCAGGAAAAAGAAGAACCCCGGCCTGATGGATCAGATTAGCAAATTCTTTGGAGGGGACAAAAAGAAGAGGAGCAAG GGGTCGTTCCGGGGTCACCTGGCCGCCTCGCCCCAGCAGTCCTCCTCCCGCCGTCGGACCAATGAAAACGCTGTGGTGCATTTCTTCAGGAGCATT GTTTCTTCTCCTCGTCCTAAATCCAGG TGGAGAGACGTCTTGGGCTTG GCCTCGTCGCCGCGTGCCGAGAGCGCGAAGTCGCCGGTTAGGAGACGCAGAGACCAAAGCACGCTGTCCAGAATCTTCAACCTG GGGGACCCAAAATCCCGCGCACCCCCTAAACGCTGGAGCACCATCTTCTAA
- the mbpa gene encoding myelin basic protein isoform X3, producing MATASTSGQGTFSLGRKKKNPGLMDQISKFFGGDKKKRSKGSFRGHLAASPQQSSSRRRTNENAVVHFFRSIASSPRAESAKSPVRRRRDQSTLSRIFNLGDPKSRAPPKRWSTIF from the exons ATGGCCACGGCGAGCACCTCAGGGCAAGGCACCTTCAGCCTGGGCAGGAAAAAGAAGAACCCCGGCCTGATGGATCAGATTAGCAAATTCTTTGGAGGGGACAAAAAGAAGAGGAGCAAG GGGTCGTTCCGGGGTCACCTGGCCGCCTCGCCCCAGCAGTCCTCCTCCCGCCGTCGGACCAATGAAAACGCTGTGGTGCATTTCTTCAGGAGCATT GCCTCGTCGCCGCGTGCCGAGAGCGCGAAGTCGCCGGTTAGGAGACGCAGAGACCAAAGCACGCTGTCCAGAATCTTCAACCTG GGGGACCCAAAATCCCGCGCACCCCCTAAACGCTGGAGCACCATCTTCTAA
- the mbpa gene encoding myelin basic protein isoform X5 has protein sequence MATASTSGQGTFSLGRKKKNPGLMDQISKFFGGDKKKRSKGSFRGHLAASPQQSSSRRRTNENAVVHFFRSIVSSPRPKSRASSPRAESAKSPVRRRRDQSTLSRIFNL, from the exons ATGGCCACGGCGAGCACCTCAGGGCAAGGCACCTTCAGCCTGGGCAGGAAAAAGAAGAACCCCGGCCTGATGGATCAGATTAGCAAATTCTTTGGAGGGGACAAAAAGAAGAGGAGCAAG GGGTCGTTCCGGGGTCACCTGGCCGCCTCGCCCCAGCAGTCCTCCTCCCGCCGTCGGACCAATGAAAACGCTGTGGTGCATTTCTTCAGGAGCATT GTTTCTTCTCCTCGTCCTAAATCCAGG GCCTCGTCGCCGCGTGCCGAGAGCGCGAAGTCGCCGGTTAGGAGACGCAGAGACCAAAGCACGCTGTCCAGAATCTTCAACCTG TGA
- the mbpa gene encoding myelin basic protein isoform X4: MATASTSGQGTFSLGRKKKNPGLMDQISKFFGGDKKKRSKGSFRGHLAASPQQSSSRRRTNENAVVHFFRSIVSSPRPKSRWRDVLGLASSPRAESAKSPVRRRRDQSTLSRIFNL; the protein is encoded by the exons ATGGCCACGGCGAGCACCTCAGGGCAAGGCACCTTCAGCCTGGGCAGGAAAAAGAAGAACCCCGGCCTGATGGATCAGATTAGCAAATTCTTTGGAGGGGACAAAAAGAAGAGGAGCAAG GGGTCGTTCCGGGGTCACCTGGCCGCCTCGCCCCAGCAGTCCTCCTCCCGCCGTCGGACCAATGAAAACGCTGTGGTGCATTTCTTCAGGAGCATT GTTTCTTCTCCTCGTCCTAAATCCAGG TGGAGAGACGTCTTGGGCTTG GCCTCGTCGCCGCGTGCCGAGAGCGCGAAGTCGCCGGTTAGGAGACGCAGAGACCAAAGCACGCTGTCCAGAATCTTCAACCTG TGA